GAAACTCTTCAATATGCGTTAATGATACTTCAAAAAAAGATTCGCAAAGAGAGTTCGTTTAGAGCTCAAGCTCCAAAAAGGTTAGTATGATGAGAGAGTATCAAGATAGAAAGAATGCTCAGAAAAAGCACTACTACAAGGATTCATTTTATGTTGCCGAGCAAACTAAGAAATTTAATGCGCAAGAGAGTGAATTTAATGAGGATTTAGAGGCTTTAAACTCTGAAAATTTAGAAATTTTAGACTCATATATAGAACTTGGTCAATTTGTAGTCTATGTAAAAAGTAGTGAAAATTTAAAAGCCCTTAGGATATTTAAATCTCTTGGATACGAGGTTTTATCTGAAATTTCGGCTGTTGATTTTGTATCTAAAAAGGGTGGATTTGAGGTTTTTTATCAGCTCTTATCGATATCAAACAAAAAGAGAGCTCGAGTAAAGTGCTTTGTAAAAAAGGGCGAGATGCTTAAAAGTGTGGTTGAAATTTATAAAAGTGCCAATTGGTCGGAGCGAGAGATGTATGATATGTTTGGAATTTTTATACAAAACCATCCTAATTTAAAACGTCTTATAATGCCTGATGATTGGCATTCGCACCCTCTTTTAAAGAGCTATCCGTTGCATGGAGATGAGCATGCCAGATGGTATGAGGTTGATAAAATTTTCGGTCGTGAATATCGCGAGATAATAGGTCCTGAGAATAGAGATAGTGCCAAAATAGACAGCAAAGATACTTTTAACTTTGGGCGAATTTATCACGAGGTTGAGCGTGGAGCTGAGCCAAGAGACGAGAAAATTTTACAAGAGTATCAAGAAGATGGTGGCGTAGCCTTTGTTAAGCGCGTAAAACGCAATAAAAGTAAAATTTTAGAAAAAAGACCTTAGAATGCAAAATCCTAGCAAACTTAGACCGTTTTTTGAAAATATAGAATTCGAAGAAAACAATGGAAAAATGATACTAAATTTCGGCCCTCAGCACCCTTCTGCGCACGGGCAACTAAAGCTAGTGCTTGAGCTTGACGGTGAAAAGGTTGTGCGCGCTATGCCTGAGATTGGCTTCATGCATAGAGGCGTTGAAAAGATGGCTGAAAATATGACCTTTCAAGAGTTTTTGCCGGTAACTGATAGAATTGATTATATAGCTTCAAGTGCTAATAACTATGCCTTGTGCGCGGCGGTTGAGAAGCTTTGTGATATCGAGGTTCCAAGAAGAGCTCAGATAATAAGAACTATGCTTTTGGAGTTAAACCGTATAAGCTCGCATCTTTTATTTTTAGCCACCCACGCACTTGATGTAGGCGCAATGACCGTATTTTTATACGCCTTTAGAGAGCGTGAATATATTTTAGATTTGATTGAAAAATATTGTGGCGCCAGACTTACGCACTCAAGCATTAAGATAGGCGGAGTATTTCTTGATCTACCTAGCGGCTGGACTGAGGAACTGCTGGCGTTTTGTAATAAATTTCCAAGCGATATAGCCACTTATGAGGGACTTTTAAGCGAGAATAGAATTTGGCGTATGAGACTTGAGGGAGTTGGTGTTTTAAGCCGTGAAAAGGCTCTTAGCTGGGGATGTTCAGGAGTTATGCTAAGAGCTAGCGGTGTAGAATTTGATATTAGAAAGGCTGAGCCGTATTTGGTATATAACGAGATTGATTTTGAAGTGCCATACTCAAATACCGGTGATTGTTATGCAAGATATAAGCTTTATATGGAGGAGATGAGGCAGAGTGTAAAAATACTGCTTCAATGCGAGAAGCTTTATAGCACTTCAGGACCTGAAATTTTAGCTAATTCGCCTCAATTTGTAAGTGCCAGCAAAGAGCAGATAATGACACAAAACTACTCTTTGATGCAGCATTTTGTGCTGGTTACTCAAGGGCTTAAGGCAAAGCGCGGAGAGATTTATCATCCTACCGAGTCGCCAAAGGGAGAGCTTGGATTTTATATTTACTCTACTGCAGAGAGTAGTCCATATCGCTTGAAAATTCGTGCTCCAAGTTTTTTTCACTGTGCGCTTTACGAAGAGCTTTTAGTGGGTCAATATGTGGCTGACGTGGTTACTATAATAGGAAGTAGCAATATAATTTTAGGTGAAATCGATAGATGAAAAGAGTTGATTTAAGACATTTAAGGGGTGAATTTTTAAGCGAGTTAAGCAATCAGGCTAAGAGATTAAATGACGGTGAGGTCTGTATATTTCTCTTTGAGCCTGTAGAGTTTGACAATATCGAAAAAAGCGTAAATTTGATACGAGAAGAGGGCTGTGAGCTTATGAATTCGCTTAAATTTAATCAGGTGGATTGGACCATAGTCGTTAAGAAAATTAAAGGGCAGATATGAAATTTAAAGAGTTTAAAGGCGCAAAAACATTAAGTCTTGCT
This Campylobacter sp. RM16192 DNA region includes the following protein-coding sequences:
- a CDS encoding NADH-quinone oxidoreductase subunit C gives rise to the protein MREYQDRKNAQKKHYYKDSFYVAEQTKKFNAQESEFNEDLEALNSENLEILDSYIELGQFVVYVKSSENLKALRIFKSLGYEVLSEISAVDFVSKKGGFEVFYQLLSISNKKRARVKCFVKKGEMLKSVVEIYKSANWSEREMYDMFGIFIQNHPNLKRLIMPDDWHSHPLLKSYPLHGDEHARWYEVDKIFGREYREIIGPENRDSAKIDSKDTFNFGRIYHEVERGAEPRDEKILQEYQEDGGVAFVKRVKRNKSKILEKRP
- the nuoD gene encoding NADH dehydrogenase (quinone) subunit D, which translates into the protein MQNPSKLRPFFENIEFEENNGKMILNFGPQHPSAHGQLKLVLELDGEKVVRAMPEIGFMHRGVEKMAENMTFQEFLPVTDRIDYIASSANNYALCAAVEKLCDIEVPRRAQIIRTMLLELNRISSHLLFLATHALDVGAMTVFLYAFREREYILDLIEKYCGARLTHSSIKIGGVFLDLPSGWTEELLAFCNKFPSDIATYEGLLSENRIWRMRLEGVGVLSREKALSWGCSGVMLRASGVEFDIRKAEPYLVYNEIDFEVPYSNTGDCYARYKLYMEEMRQSVKILLQCEKLYSTSGPEILANSPQFVSASKEQIMTQNYSLMQHFVLVTQGLKAKRGEIYHPTESPKGELGFYIYSTAESSPYRLKIRAPSFFHCALYEELLVGQYVADVVTIIGSSNIILGEIDR
- a CDS encoding NADH-ubiquinone oxidoreductase subunit E family protein gives rise to the protein MKRVDLRHLRGEFLSELSNQAKRLNDGEVCIFLFEPVEFDNIEKSVNLIREEGCELMNSLKFNQVDWTIVVKKIKGQI